One window from the genome of Anopheles coluzzii chromosome X, AcolN3, whole genome shotgun sequence encodes:
- the LOC120952284 gene encoding NECAP-like protein CG9132, giving the protein MGEPEYESVVLVKQEVFVYKIPPRQSNRSYRAADWNLLDPIWTGRLRMVAKGRSLCVKLEDKTNGTLFANCPIESYPGVAIEAVSDSSRYFVLRIQDGNGRTAFIGLGFGDRSDSFDMNVALQDHFKWVKNEEKIEKEKVEPKQQLDLGFKEGETIKINMKITKKDGSEASSRLTGKKTGAGGLLPPPPGGNKISPPQASSPSHLPAASSTAAGGQTEWGEFTSAGVQSTTADAAAATPSKTNANWVQF; this is encoded by the exons ATGGGCGAACCGGAGTACGAGAGCGTGGTGCTGGTGAAGCAGGAGGTGTTTGTGTACAAAATTCCGCCGCGCCAGAGCAACCGGAGCTACCGGGCGGCCGACTGGAACCTGCTCGACCCGATCTGGACCGGGCGGCTGCGGATGGTGGCCAAGGGCCGGTCGCTGTGCGTGAAGCTGGAGGACAAGACGAACGGCACGCTGTTCGCGAACTGCCCGATCGAGAGCTACCCGGGCGTGGCGATCGAGGCCGTGTCCGACAGCTCCCGGTACTTCGTGCTGCGCATCCAGGACGGCAACGGGCGGACCGCGTTCATCGGGCTCGGGTTCGGCGACCGGTCCGACTCGTTCGACATGAACGTCGCGCTGCAGGACCACTTCAAGTGGGTGAAGAACGAGGAAAAGATCGAGAAGGAAAAGGTGGAACCGAAGCAGCAGCTCGATCTCGGCTTCAAGGAGGGCGAAACGATCAAGATCAACATGAAGATTACG AAAAAGGACGGCTCAGAGGCCTCGTCCCGACTGACCGGGAAGAAAACGGGCGCGGGCGGTTTGCTACCGCCGCCACCGGGCGGCAACAAGATCAGCCCACCCCAGGCGAGCTCACCTTCGCATCTGCCCGCCGCATCATCGACGGCGGCCGGCGGCCAGACCGAGTGGGGCGAATTCACTTCCGCTGG GGTGCAAAGCACAACGGCAGATGCTGCGGCCGCAACACCGAGCAAAACCAACGCCAACTGGGTACAGTTTTAG